One Sinorhizobium arboris LMG 14919 genomic region harbors:
- a CDS encoding M20 aminoacylase family protein, whose translation MDIDQLVSDMRAWRHHLHAHPEFGFEEKRTSAFVAAKLREFGFDEVVEGIGGTGVVGTLKRGSGNRSVALRADMDALRIPEQGNLPYASKNAGVMHACGHDGHTAMLLGAAKMLAEEGGFDGTVRFVFQPAEEWGRGALAMIEDGIMHRFPFDEIYGIHNMPGLPVGHFETRPGAIMSAEDNFEIVLRGIGGHAARPHGGNEVLVAACALVTNLQTIVSRRLNPTDISVVSVTELVTDGTRNALPGLARILGDARSFRPEVSAEIEKQMRVIAKGTALTYNVSAEVSYTREFVPLLNDAALTNEAFAAAADVFEPNNVAVRREPMTGSEDFARFLDFVPGCFVFLGNGTHSAPLHNPTYDFNDEALIYGAQFHASIVRRRL comes from the coding sequence ATGGACATCGATCAACTGGTTTCTGACATGCGCGCCTGGCGTCACCACCTTCACGCTCACCCCGAATTTGGCTTCGAAGAGAAGCGGACATCGGCTTTCGTCGCCGCAAAGCTTCGGGAATTCGGTTTCGATGAGGTCGTCGAGGGGATTGGCGGCACTGGCGTTGTAGGCACATTGAAGCGGGGAAGCGGTAATCGCTCGGTCGCGCTGCGTGCCGATATGGATGCGCTTCGCATTCCCGAACAGGGCAACCTGCCCTATGCCTCGAAGAATGCTGGTGTCATGCATGCCTGCGGGCACGACGGCCATACGGCGATGTTGCTGGGTGCTGCAAAGATGCTCGCCGAAGAGGGTGGCTTCGATGGCACGGTTCGCTTCGTCTTCCAACCCGCCGAAGAATGGGGCAGGGGCGCGCTGGCGATGATCGAGGATGGCATCATGCACCGCTTCCCCTTCGACGAGATCTACGGCATCCATAACATGCCGGGTCTTCCAGTCGGGCATTTCGAGACGCGTCCCGGCGCGATCATGTCGGCCGAGGACAATTTCGAGATCGTGCTGCGTGGCATCGGCGGTCACGCGGCGCGGCCGCATGGCGGAAACGAGGTGCTGGTGGCGGCCTGCGCACTTGTCACGAATCTCCAGACGATCGTCTCGCGCCGGCTGAACCCGACTGATATCAGCGTCGTCTCAGTCACCGAGCTTGTCACCGACGGCACGCGCAATGCCCTGCCGGGGCTGGCGCGCATTCTGGGTGACGCTCGAAGCTTCCGGCCGGAGGTGAGCGCCGAGATCGAGAAGCAGATGCGCGTGATCGCCAAAGGCACGGCGCTGACCTACAATGTCTCGGCCGAGGTCAGCTATACCAGGGAATTCGTGCCGCTCCTGAACGACGCCGCGCTGACCAACGAGGCATTCGCAGCCGCCGCAGATGTTTTCGAGCCGAATAACGTCGCCGTGCGTCGGGAGCCGATGACCGGCTCGGAGGATTTCGCCCGTTTCCTCGACTTCGTACCTGGGTGCTTCGTCTTCCTCGGCAATGGCACACACTCTGCCCCGTTGCACAATCCGACCTACGATTTTAACGACGAGGCGCTCATCTATGGCGCACAATTCCACGCGAGCATCGTCCGCAGGCGGCTTTGA